The nucleotide window TCTTGACCAATCTACTCTTGAAAAGAAATGTTGGAAAAAATCATATTCATTTTGAACGTCCAAATCAGGATTATCTTCTTGGGCAACTATAAACAAATACTTTGCTAAACTTAACTGACCTTTTCCTAAAATATGATTAGCTATTGTAAGTAGCTCTTGTGGTCGTCGTGTTTTTTGATAAGGGGTATAACGCTCACTACCAACAGCCAGCAACAAAGGATGAACGCCCGCTTCATCAACTGCATTAACAGCTTTTAAGCCTGGTATTTCTGTTGGAATAATTCCATCTGTAATGTCATGTATTAATGCACCGAATTGACTATCTTCTTGTGGTGGTCGACCTACAATGGTAAAGGGCCAAACTGCGTCTTTCTTGGCGTATACTTTATGCACTTTTAATACAGGGAAATAATGCTTCAAACTGTAGTAGCCCAGGTGATCTCCGAAGGGTCCTTCAACTTTTACATCATCTGCATTTATTTCACCACAAATTACAAAATCTGCATCTGTAGAAAGGGTATATCCATCAACAACATGATATCTAAAGTTTCTCCCTCCCATAATACCTGCAAAGGTTAATTCACTCATTCCTTCTGGCAATGGCATTACGGCTGCTAATGAATGTGATGGAGGTCCACCTACAAAAATACTAACCTTTAAAGGTTGACCCTTGGCATTAGACTTTGTTTGATGCACTCCAATACCTCTATGAATTTGATAGTGTAAGCCTATTTCTTTATTCTGAACGTAATCATTACCTCCTAATTGAATTCGATACATTCCCAAATTAGAATTCATTATTCCAGGCTTATCGATATCTTCCGAATATACTTGAGGTAGCGTTACAAAAGGACCACCATCCATAGGCCAACATTGAATCTGAGGAATATCGTCTATTTTTATTTCTTCAAATTGATGGGTCCATTTTTTTAAAGGCAGGGCTAAGGGAGCTTGGAAAATGGATGACACATAGGCTAATGGCTTTTTAAATGCTAACATAGGGTCGCCTTTTAAACCCACCAAGTCTTTTACAGAACTCAAGGTCTTCCTAAAAATAAATTGACTCTGCTCTAGAGTTGCAAATAGATTCGATACAGCTGGGTATCTACTTCCTTTTACATTTTCAAATAGAATGGCTTTTTTGTGATTTTTAAATACCAATTGATGAATTGCAGACATCTCTAAATATGGATCTACTTCATCCTTAATACGAATGAGCATTCCATTTTTTTCTAAATCTGTTATGCAATCTTTTAGAGACTTGTAAGCCATG belongs to Flavobacteriales bacterium and includes:
- a CDS encoding UbiD family decarboxylase; its protein translation is MAYKSLKDCITDLEKNGMLIRIKDEVDPYLEMSAIHQLVFKNHKKAILFENVKGSRYPAVSNLFATLEQSQFIFRKTLSSVKDLVGLKGDPMLAFKKPLAYVSSIFQAPLALPLKKWTHQFEEIKIDDIPQIQCWPMDGGPFVTLPQVYSEDIDKPGIMNSNLGMYRIQLGGNDYVQNKEIGLHYQIHRGIGVHQTKSNAKGQPLKVSIFVGGPPSHSLAAVMPLPEGMSELTFAGIMGGRNFRYHVVDGYTLSTDADFVICGEINADDVKVEGPFGDHLGYYSLKHYFPVLKVHKVYAKKDAVWPFTIVGRPPQEDSQFGALIHDITDGIIPTEIPGLKAVNAVDEAGVHPLLLAVGSERYTPYQKTRRPQELLTIANHILGKGQLSLAKYLFIVAQEDNPDLDVQNEYDFFQHFFSRVDWSRDLHFQTKTTMDTLDYSSTGEINEGSKVVCAAVGEEKRKLLTSISDYTFPNTIRHAKLVIPGVLIIEGDNIESVKAALEPMDLEGIALITLVDDANFVAEDISNWLWVTFTRSNPAEDIFGLNEKVEQKHWSCRLPIIDARVKPHHAPSMQMPEEVILSAKEKLQKSL